The following are from one region of the Rosistilla carotiformis genome:
- a CDS encoding efflux RND transporter periplasmic adaptor subunit, translating into MKRLYSKFHKLFSSVVLPTATLLGCIFVFRSLGVTTPPERPDPSNSILAQMQRLAPAEVMPVLSLDAVGGVVDLAVDGEVVPYREIQVATEVAGTIIYKSPKVEAGNYVQKGDVLFRIDPTDYELELQRLQQEKKSEYESLREIDQEISNVEKLIQVAKDDERLRDQEIARLDRLPAGFASQTELDQAKQSRLQSLNTRIGFENQLALLKKRRVRQETAEQRVETQMELARKNLERTSIEAPIDGVIYREDVEVNSFIQRGAVIVTLEDTSKAEVAANLRMDQLYWVLDQAHQHDASASMDSRSYSLPPTPATIEYRINQRDSVYSWKGALERYDGIGVDSQSRMVPVRLVVESPADVAGDGDGLSQRMQGPKALVRGMFVRVILHVTPQSSLSLVPNLALQPGNRIWKFQPDAAVLSVGPEGDSKAAASAAPSADPAISESTFDLKQWTAGRLMVLDRITPIVAVSLPGHDKETETEKYWICESRNGDLEAGNLVVVSPLGGVAGDGTDLIRVPAPKMSGGDVARVVETKAADRAVAQ; encoded by the coding sequence ATGAAACGTCTCTATTCAAAGTTCCATAAGCTGTTTTCAAGCGTCGTGCTTCCGACAGCCACACTGTTGGGGTGCATCTTCGTCTTTCGCAGCTTGGGCGTGACCACGCCACCGGAGCGCCCCGACCCGAGCAATTCGATACTGGCGCAGATGCAGCGTTTGGCCCCGGCGGAGGTGATGCCGGTGCTGTCGTTGGATGCGGTCGGCGGCGTGGTCGATCTTGCGGTGGATGGCGAGGTGGTTCCGTATCGCGAAATCCAAGTCGCGACCGAAGTGGCGGGAACGATCATTTATAAATCGCCCAAGGTTGAAGCTGGCAATTACGTCCAAAAAGGGGACGTGTTGTTTCGCATCGATCCCACCGATTACGAACTGGAATTGCAGCGATTGCAGCAGGAGAAGAAGTCGGAGTATGAATCGTTGCGGGAGATCGACCAAGAAATCTCCAACGTGGAAAAGCTGATTCAAGTCGCGAAAGACGACGAACGCTTGCGCGACCAGGAGATCGCGCGGTTGGATCGCTTGCCCGCCGGTTTTGCGAGCCAGACCGAATTGGATCAAGCGAAACAATCGCGGCTGCAATCGTTGAACACTCGGATCGGTTTTGAGAATCAATTGGCGTTGCTGAAAAAGCGGCGGGTTCGTCAAGAGACGGCTGAGCAACGCGTCGAAACCCAGATGGAATTGGCTCGCAAGAATTTGGAGCGGACCAGCATTGAAGCGCCGATCGATGGAGTGATCTACCGTGAGGATGTGGAGGTCAATTCGTTCATTCAACGCGGTGCGGTGATCGTGACTTTGGAAGACACGTCCAAGGCAGAGGTCGCCGCAAACTTGCGGATGGATCAGTTGTATTGGGTTCTCGATCAAGCGCATCAACACGACGCGAGTGCATCGATGGACAGTCGCAGCTACAGCCTGCCTCCCACGCCGGCGACGATTGAATATCGGATCAACCAACGCGATTCGGTTTATTCGTGGAAAGGTGCGCTGGAGCGGTACGACGGAATCGGCGTCGACTCGCAAAGCCGGATGGTACCGGTGCGGCTGGTGGTTGAAAGTCCGGCGGACGTTGCCGGAGATGGGGATGGATTGAGCCAGCGGATGCAGGGCCCCAAGGCTTTGGTTCGAGGGATGTTTGTCCGCGTGATCCTGCACGTCACCCCTCAGTCCTCGCTATCGTTGGTTCCCAATCTGGCGTTGCAGCCGGGCAATCGGATCTGGAAATTCCAACCCGATGCGGCGGTCTTATCCGTTGGTCCGGAGGGCGATTCCAAGGCGGCGGCCAGTGCGGCACCCTCTGCCGATCCGGCAATTTCCGAGTCGACGTTCGATCTGAAACAGTGGACGGCGGGGCGATTGATGGTCCTGGACCGGATCACTCCGATCGTTGCGGTGTCGCTTCCGGGGCACGACAAGGAAACCGAAACCGAAAAGTATTGGATCTGTGAATCACGCAACGGCGATCTTGAAGCGGGCAATCTGGTCGTCGTGTCTCCGTTGGGAGGCGTGGCGGGGGACGGCACCGATTTAATCCGCGTTCCGGCGCCGAAGATGTCCGGTGGCGATGTCGCACGCGTGGTCGAGACAAAAGCGGCCGATCGCGCCGTTGCTCAATAG
- a CDS encoding CerR family C-terminal domain-containing protein translates to MSTTTIPDEDTRHRLLNAAGRVFAARGFQNATVREICAAAEVNIASVAYYFRDKMGLYRAVVRQIRDDETRRFPIPDPISHADPTERLFAFVRALLHRMLNDAEANGWQVRLLMREVQQPTEAMEDIVKDHFSPILDQLCQNLAELGGESINPRAMTHLALSVIGQCFHYRISEHAIHELLSARDLTSSEIDIDELAVHITSVTLAATCNAAFVKQQAKLRDLIP, encoded by the coding sequence ATGTCGACGACGACGATCCCCGACGAAGACACGCGGCACCGGTTGCTCAATGCAGCGGGACGGGTGTTTGCTGCGCGGGGATTTCAGAACGCGACCGTTCGCGAGATCTGCGCGGCTGCCGAAGTAAATATCGCCAGTGTGGCGTATTATTTCCGCGACAAGATGGGGCTGTACCGGGCGGTTGTACGGCAGATTCGGGACGACGAAACGAGGCGGTTTCCGATTCCCGATCCGATTTCGCACGCCGACCCGACGGAGCGATTGTTTGCGTTTGTGCGGGCGCTTTTGCATCGGATGCTCAACGATGCCGAAGCAAATGGTTGGCAGGTGCGGCTGTTGATGCGAGAGGTCCAACAACCGACCGAGGCGATGGAAGATATCGTCAAAGATCATTTTTCGCCGATCCTCGACCAATTGTGTCAGAACTTGGCCGAATTGGGCGGGGAATCGATCAATCCGCGCGCCATGACTCATTTGGCGCTCAGCGTGATCGGACAATGTTTTCACTATCGTATCAGTGAGCACGCGATCCACGAATTGCTTTCCGCCCGTGATTTGACATCGTCGGAGATCGACATCGATGAACTGGCGGTCCACATCACTAGCGTTACTTTGGCTGCTACCTGCAACGCGGCGTTTGTCAAACAGCAAGCAAAGCTTCGAGATCTGATTCCGTAG
- a CDS encoding UxaA family hydrolase produces MNKVSFVQLSPSDNVVVAISELAPGHILEVGGESVATVNRIPAGHKVAVCSIKQGEAVYKFGSQIGSATADVAAGEHVHSHNLQHKHDVITDVPSTNPPAAPAKLERTFEGYVRPSGRVGTRNYIAVISTVNCSASVSQFVARRFEGDALEDFPNVDGVFAVTHETGCGMGYATLRHEMLSRVLVGAARHPNVAACVLIGLGCEQGSMGYLFEKHGIVPLHAPDGEKLTRDKGDAIPVLTMQDEGGTRKTIERAVQIVKDLLPVVNANRRETVSASELSVGLECGGSDGYSGITANPAVGCAADRIVASGGTAMLAETSEIYGAEHLLVQRSRSPEVALALIERIEWWKEYVGMFGLELDNNPSVGNKAGGLTTIAEKSLGAVAKAGSTALEAVYQYAEQVHQKGLVVMDTPGFDPASVTGMVAGGANMILFTTGRGSCFGCKPTPSIKIATNTAMYDRMIEDMDLNAGTVVEGSTVDQVGEEIYNKILAVASGEKTKSELAGIGDYEFIPWTVGPTL; encoded by the coding sequence ATGAACAAAGTATCTTTCGTACAACTCAGCCCCAGCGACAATGTCGTCGTTGCGATTTCGGAACTTGCCCCTGGCCACATCCTCGAAGTGGGGGGCGAATCGGTTGCAACGGTTAACCGGATTCCGGCGGGGCACAAAGTTGCCGTCTGCTCGATCAAGCAGGGCGAAGCTGTCTACAAGTTTGGTTCGCAGATCGGGAGTGCGACGGCCGACGTTGCCGCGGGCGAGCACGTTCATTCGCACAACTTGCAGCACAAGCACGATGTGATCACCGACGTGCCGTCGACCAATCCCCCCGCCGCACCGGCGAAGTTGGAGCGGACGTTCGAGGGTTACGTCCGTCCTTCGGGACGCGTCGGCACGCGGAACTACATCGCGGTGATCTCGACAGTCAACTGTTCCGCTTCGGTCTCACAGTTTGTCGCTCGGCGTTTCGAAGGAGACGCGCTGGAGGATTTTCCAAACGTCGACGGTGTCTTTGCGGTCACGCACGAGACGGGTTGCGGAATGGGCTACGCCACGCTTCGTCACGAGATGCTCAGCCGCGTGTTGGTTGGTGCGGCGCGGCATCCCAACGTCGCCGCCTGTGTCTTGATCGGACTCGGTTGCGAACAGGGATCGATGGGCTATCTGTTCGAAAAGCATGGCATCGTCCCGCTGCACGCTCCCGATGGCGAAAAGCTGACGCGCGACAAAGGCGATGCGATCCCTGTGCTGACGATGCAAGATGAAGGCGGCACGCGAAAGACCATCGAACGCGCGGTCCAGATCGTTAAGGATCTGTTGCCCGTCGTGAACGCCAACCGCCGCGAAACCGTTTCGGCAAGCGAATTGAGTGTCGGTTTAGAGTGTGGTGGGTCGGATGGTTATTCGGGGATCACCGCCAACCCGGCCGTTGGTTGCGCGGCCGACCGAATCGTTGCCAGCGGCGGGACGGCGATGCTGGCTGAGACCAGCGAGATCTATGGTGCAGAGCACTTGTTGGTGCAGCGGTCGCGCAGTCCCGAAGTTGCGTTGGCGTTGATCGAACGGATCGAATGGTGGAAGGAATACGTCGGCATGTTCGGCCTGGAATTGGATAACAATCCTTCGGTCGGCAACAAGGCGGGCGGGCTGACGACGATCGCGGAGAAGTCGTTGGGAGCGGTCGCCAAAGCAGGCTCGACGGCGCTCGAAGCTGTCTATCAATACGCCGAACAGGTTCACCAGAAGGGCTTGGTCGTGATGGACACTCCCGGTTTTGATCCGGCCAGCGTGACCGGGATGGTCGCTGGCGGAGCGAACATGATCCTGTTCACCACCGGCCGTGGCAGCTGTTTCGGTTGCAAGCCGACGCCCTCGATCAAGATCGCTACCAATACCGCGATGTACGACCGGATGATCGAAGATATGGATCTCAATGCCGGCACCGTCGTCGAAGGTTCGACTGTCGATCAGGTCGGGGAAGAGATCTATAACAAGATCCTGGCGGTCGCCAGCGGCGAAAAAACGAAAAGCGAATTAGCTGGGATCGGCGATTATGAGTTCATCCCTTGGACCGTCGGCCCGACGCTGTAG
- a CDS encoding cysteine peptidase family C39 domain-containing protein, producing the protein MQDLAAALATMTLVSLAISLLSYHTTRNSPAAHWLFGGLLLSALLFERLLADRLFWAQLLPDSSATIVWSNATPLLLAAAFGVAMRICDLPQTGHRITAGLTAILAVAAMVAPVVRPYARPVETAQTQPLWSDGVCLQTQDSTCGPAAAATLLRCHHVWATEAIMNPLCLTGRDGTSSLGVYRGIYNVANTTGFQPRAICGTYDEFVQSGQFPAIVMVRYPEQRRDWKSKLLSTIGRRKGEGHVIVVFGPNAEGQLDVGDPAVGRSSWDVETLKNLWDGEAIYLQGAQRYAANVPSQPAM; encoded by the coding sequence ATGCAGGACTTAGCCGCAGCATTGGCGACAATGACGCTGGTTTCCCTTGCAATCTCCTTGCTCAGCTACCATACAACCCGGAACAGCCCGGCCGCTCACTGGCTCTTTGGCGGCCTGCTGCTCTCGGCGCTACTGTTTGAGCGATTGTTGGCCGATCGGCTCTTTTGGGCGCAACTGCTGCCCGATTCTTCGGCAACGATCGTCTGGTCCAACGCGACGCCACTCTTATTAGCTGCCGCGTTTGGCGTGGCGATGCGAATCTGCGACCTGCCGCAAACCGGCCACCGCATTACCGCTGGGTTGACGGCAATCCTGGCTGTCGCGGCGATGGTGGCTCCCGTCGTCCGCCCCTACGCTCGACCTGTCGAGACCGCGCAGACACAACCACTGTGGTCCGACGGCGTCTGCCTGCAAACGCAGGATTCGACCTGCGGTCCGGCGGCGGCGGCGACACTGTTGCGATGCCATCACGTCTGGGCGACCGAAGCGATCATGAACCCGTTGTGCCTGACCGGCCGCGACGGCACTTCGTCGCTAGGCGTTTATCGCGGCATCTACAACGTGGCCAACACAACAGGCTTCCAACCGCGGGCGATCTGCGGCACTTACGATGAATTCGTTCAAAGTGGCCAGTTTCCCGCGATCGTGATGGTCCGCTACCCGGAACAACGCCGCGACTGGAAATCGAAGCTGCTGAGCACGATCGGCCGTCGCAAAGGAGAAGGGCACGTGATCGTCGTCTTCGGCCCGAATGCGGAAGGTCAACTCGATGTCGGTGATCCGGCTGTCGGCCGTTCGTCGTGGGACGTGGAGACGTTGAAAAATCTGTGGGATGGCGAGGCGATCTATCTACAAGGTGCCCAGCGTTATGCAGCCAACGTGCCTAGTCAACCGGCGATGTGA
- a CDS encoding ABC transporter ATP-binding protein: protein MADLKICQLSKSFGDVLILDALQLVVADGQFLVLLGASGSGKTTLLRLIAGLESVDSGRIEIGGRDVTGLSPRHRNVSMVFQDFALYPHMSVGENIAFPLRGRKFSSGQIASKVADVAEKLGLEALLDRRPDQLSGGQQQRLAVARALVRDSHLLLMDEPLSNVDVRRRDAMRNELRRLQQEFALTVIYVTHDQAEAMLLGDQVALIDRGVIQQVAPPEVIYDQPANRFVAQFIGSPPMNFVPDGQGGLWGVRPEDLSPQSTDAEDLAIEGVVESVQCLGSHNVVHIRSHAGRVAFTANRRLQFVPGQDLTVYASPTRLHRFASSDGVRLTSPVD from the coding sequence ATGGCGGACCTGAAGATTTGCCAGCTTTCAAAGTCTTTTGGCGATGTTTTGATCCTGGACGCTTTGCAGTTGGTTGTTGCCGACGGGCAGTTCCTGGTCCTTTTAGGAGCAAGTGGCAGTGGCAAGACGACGCTGCTGCGATTGATCGCGGGGCTCGAATCGGTCGACAGCGGACGGATCGAAATCGGCGGTCGCGACGTTACCGGGCTCTCTCCGCGCCACCGCAATGTGTCGATGGTCTTTCAGGATTTTGCTCTCTATCCCCACATGAGCGTTGGCGAGAACATCGCCTTTCCGCTGCGCGGTCGCAAGTTTTCGAGCGGCCAGATCGCCAGCAAGGTTGCCGATGTCGCGGAAAAGCTGGGGCTCGAAGCGTTGCTCGATCGCCGACCCGATCAGCTCTCCGGCGGCCAACAGCAGCGGCTGGCCGTCGCCCGCGCCCTCGTCCGCGATTCCCATTTGTTATTGATGGACGAACCGTTGTCGAACGTCGATGTTCGGCGACGCGACGCGATGCGGAATGAGCTTCGTCGTCTGCAACAAGAGTTTGCATTGACGGTCATCTACGTCACGCACGACCAGGCCGAAGCGATGCTGTTGGGGGACCAGGTCGCGTTGATCGATCGTGGCGTGATCCAACAGGTGGCCCCTCCCGAAGTGATCTATGATCAGCCGGCGAATCGATTTGTCGCCCAGTTTATCGGTTCGCCGCCGATGAATTTTGTTCCCGATGGGCAAGGGGGACTGTGGGGCGTGCGGCCCGAGGATCTTTCGCCGCAATCGACCGATGCCGAAGATTTGGCGATCGAGGGCGTGGTCGAATCGGTGCAGTGTCTCGGTTCGCACAATGTGGTGCACATCCGGTCGCATGCCGGCAGGGTCGCGTTCACTGCCAATCGACGGTTGCAGTTTGTGCCCGGGCAGGACTTAACCGTCTATGCGTCGCCAACGCGACTGCATCGGTTCGCTTCCAGCGATGGCGTTCGGCTCACATCGCCGGTTGACTAG
- the msrB gene encoding peptide-methionine (R)-S-oxide reductase MsrB — MIVSKKRWRWAIGTATAAIGLWTVSLANLNTRADDGAGKSRNAAQADAADWGPNAPEYTPKTPRELRKTLTRMQYSVTQQADTERAFTGPYWDSKQDGIYTCVVCGLPLFDSSTKFKSGTGWPSYWKPIREGNVGTKTDWKMLYPRTEVHCKRCKAHLGHVFNDGPQPTGLRYCMNGASLNFRERSTLEDSNETAKPGE; from the coding sequence ATGATCGTATCCAAAAAACGTTGGCGATGGGCCATCGGAACCGCGACCGCGGCGATCGGACTCTGGACGGTCAGCCTGGCCAATTTGAACACCCGCGCCGACGACGGCGCAGGCAAGTCGCGAAACGCGGCCCAAGCGGACGCCGCCGACTGGGGCCCCAATGCCCCGGAATATACTCCCAAGACACCGCGAGAACTTCGCAAGACGCTCACCCGAATGCAATACAGCGTCACGCAGCAGGCCGATACCGAACGGGCCTTCACGGGCCCCTACTGGGACAGCAAGCAGGACGGCATCTACACCTGCGTCGTTTGCGGCCTGCCACTTTTTGATTCCTCGACCAAGTTCAAATCGGGGACCGGCTGGCCGAGCTACTGGAAACCGATTCGCGAGGGGAACGTCGGCACCAAGACCGATTGGAAGATGCTTTACCCACGGACCGAGGTTCATTGCAAACGGTGCAAAGCCCACCTGGGACACGTTTTCAACGACGGCCCGCAACCGACCGGATTGCGTTATTGCATGAACGGCGCGTCGCTGAACTTTCGCGAACGCAGCACGCTGGAAGATTCGAACGAGACCGCAAAGCCCGGCGAGTAG
- a CDS encoding DUF6580 family putative transport protein, producing MFYVLFLIATATRLMPHPPNLVCIGALGLFAGCYLRGRSAWLLPVGAMLASDVIGHVFRLPGMGFYNPAVFCMVYAGIAGSAMIGRRLSNNRTAVRIGGAAVASSIVFFLVSNLGVWFAGQYPPTAAGLIACYTMAIPFLTNTLIGNLLYSAVLFGTYEFSQSQWPSRLTELVSKQPALQPVFARKS from the coding sequence ATGTTTTACGTCCTCTTTCTGATCGCCACGGCGACCCGACTGATGCCGCACCCGCCAAATCTTGTCTGCATTGGGGCCCTGGGGCTATTTGCAGGATGTTATTTGCGTGGCCGTTCGGCATGGTTGCTTCCGGTCGGAGCGATGCTGGCGAGCGATGTGATCGGACATGTTTTCCGACTCCCCGGCATGGGCTTCTACAATCCAGCCGTCTTTTGCATGGTCTACGCAGGCATCGCCGGATCGGCGATGATCGGCCGTCGACTTTCGAACAACCGCACGGCAGTCCGCATCGGGGGAGCCGCCGTTGCCAGCTCGATCGTCTTCTTCCTGGTCAGCAACCTGGGGGTCTGGTTCGCCGGACAATACCCGCCGACCGCGGCAGGGCTGATCGCGTGCTACACGATGGCGATCCCGTTCCTGACAAACACCCTGATTGGGAATCTGCTTTACTCGGCCGTCCTGTTTGGAACCTACGAGTTCTCGCAATCCCAGTGGCCATCGCGACTGACCGAACTGGTCAGCAAGCAGCCCGCGCTGCAACCGGTATTTGCTCGCAAGTCTTGA
- the rpsO gene encoding 30S ribosomal protein S15, with product MTITIERKAELIEEHKHSEGDNGSSEVQIAILTERINGLTEHMRTHKKDYASRRGLLGMVSRRRRLLDYLRNTDPQRYIEIIARLGIRK from the coding sequence ATGACAATTACGATAGAACGAAAAGCAGAACTGATCGAAGAGCACAAGCACTCCGAGGGCGACAACGGATCGTCGGAAGTGCAGATTGCAATTCTCACCGAACGGATCAATGGCCTGACCGAACACATGCGAACGCATAAGAAAGACTATGCGAGTCGCCGTGGTCTGCTGGGTATGGTCAGCCGACGTCGTCGGCTGCTGGATTATCTACGGAACACCGATCCACAGCGATACATCGAAATCATCGCACGACTCGGCATCCGAAAATAA
- a CDS encoding polyribonucleotide nucleotidyltransferase yields the protein MNKFRVEKKIGNNTLILETGQLAKQSAGCVTIQYGETVVLTAAATSAPRPGLDFFPLTCDYRERMAAAGKFPGGFLKREGRPTMKETLTARLTDRPIRPLWPKGYKEEVQVQSFVLSSDGQNDGDVLAMNGAGCALLISPLPFQGPVASVRVGKIDGELVAFPTVDDLDESELDLIVSGTQEAVTMIEGFAQEMPEDEMVDAILFAHGVIREIIALQKELYDLVKPEKIEYTPPEDDGLFDRLKSAYYQEFKTLKQTAGKQDRAEACKALKERAKAEIIPDPNAEGAVCPNRFSHEWHELDSLIVRELILAGTRPDGRDHASLRPIYCETDLLPRTHGSSLFQRGETQALITVTLGTKRDEQRVDGLHDEFSKKFMLDYNFPSFSVGECRPIRGPGRREIGHGALAERSIAPVLPDADTFPYTIRVISDILESNGSSSMASVCGATLGLMAAGVPITNPVAGISVGLVKENDKWVLITDILGDEDHFGDMDFKISGTQNGITGIQLDLKIWGISEDIIRATLKQSREARIEILRKMLTTISRPRREIAATAPRLLRTKIEPSKIGMLIGPGGKNIRGIQESTGTVVEVDDEGNVLVASDNLESAQEAMKLIEACTATVQIGKIYDGTVSSIKDFGAFVEILPGRDGLVHISELSSGFISAIDSVVKVGDPMKVLVIDIDEHDRVKLSRRQAIDELGIEDEMASAVEEGGEDRGGSRDGGDDDRPRSRGRRSGGGGGGGGRGRGPRRD from the coding sequence GTGAATAAATTTCGAGTTGAAAAGAAGATCGGAAACAACACGCTGATCCTAGAAACGGGACAACTGGCAAAACAATCTGCCGGATGCGTAACGATCCAATACGGCGAGACCGTCGTCTTGACCGCCGCGGCAACCAGCGCCCCACGTCCCGGTTTGGACTTTTTCCCGCTGACATGCGATTATCGCGAGCGGATGGCTGCGGCCGGTAAGTTCCCAGGCGGATTCCTCAAGCGCGAGGGACGCCCCACAATGAAAGAAACCCTGACCGCGCGATTGACCGATCGTCCGATCCGCCCATTGTGGCCAAAGGGTTACAAGGAAGAGGTTCAGGTCCAATCGTTTGTCCTCAGCAGCGACGGCCAAAACGATGGCGACGTGTTGGCGATGAACGGTGCCGGCTGTGCGCTGCTGATCAGCCCACTGCCATTCCAAGGCCCCGTCGCTTCGGTTCGCGTCGGCAAGATCGATGGCGAACTGGTCGCCTTCCCAACCGTTGACGACCTCGACGAGAGTGAACTGGACCTGATCGTCAGCGGCACTCAAGAGGCCGTCACGATGATCGAAGGCTTCGCTCAAGAAATGCCTGAAGACGAGATGGTCGACGCGATCCTCTTCGCCCACGGCGTCATCCGCGAAATCATCGCATTGCAAAAGGAACTCTACGATCTGGTCAAACCAGAAAAGATCGAATACACGCCGCCAGAAGACGACGGCCTGTTCGATCGCCTCAAGAGCGCTTACTACCAAGAATTCAAGACGCTCAAGCAAACCGCTGGCAAGCAAGATCGTGCCGAAGCATGCAAGGCACTGAAGGAACGCGCCAAAGCGGAGATCATCCCCGATCCAAACGCCGAAGGCGCTGTTTGCCCGAACCGCTTCTCGCACGAATGGCACGAACTCGATTCGCTGATCGTCCGTGAATTGATCCTGGCGGGAACTCGCCCCGACGGTCGCGACCACGCCAGCCTGCGTCCGATCTACTGCGAAACCGACCTGCTGCCACGCACGCACGGTTCGTCGCTGTTCCAACGCGGTGAAACGCAAGCGTTGATCACCGTCACCTTGGGAACCAAGCGCGACGAACAACGCGTCGACGGACTGCACGACGAATTCAGCAAGAAATTCATGCTGGATTACAACTTCCCATCGTTCTCGGTCGGCGAATGTCGCCCGATCCGTGGCCCAGGACGTCGCGAAATCGGCCACGGTGCTTTGGCTGAACGCAGCATCGCACCGGTACTGCCCGATGCGGACACGTTCCCCTACACGATCCGCGTGATCAGCGACATCCTGGAAAGCAACGGATCGAGCTCGATGGCTTCGGTCTGTGGTGCCACCTTGGGCCTGATGGCAGCGGGTGTTCCAATCACCAACCCTGTCGCGGGCATCTCGGTCGGTCTGGTCAAAGAAAACGACAAGTGGGTTCTGATCACCGACATCCTGGGCGACGAAGATCACTTCGGCGACATGGACTTCAAGATCTCGGGAACTCAAAACGGTATCACCGGCATCCAATTGGATCTGAAGATCTGGGGTATCAGCGAAGACATCATTCGCGCCACCCTGAAGCAATCGCGCGAAGCTCGCATTGAGATCCTTCGCAAGATGCTGACCACGATCTCTCGCCCTCGCCGCGAGATCGCAGCAACCGCACCACGTCTGCTGCGAACGAAGATCGAACCGTCGAAGATCGGCATGCTGATCGGCCCTGGCGGCAAGAACATCCGCGGCATCCAGGAATCGACCGGAACCGTCGTGGAAGTGGACGACGAAGGCAACGTCTTGGTCGCCAGCGACAACTTGGAATCGGCTCAAGAAGCGATGAAGTTGATCGAAGCTTGCACCGCAACCGTTCAGATCGGCAAGATCTACGACGGCACGGTCAGCAGCATCAAGGACTTCGGTGCGTTTGTTGAAATCCTGCCCGGACGCGACGGACTGGTTCACATCAGCGAACTGTCCAGCGGGTTCATCAGCGCAATCGACAGCGTCGTCAAGGTTGGCGATCCGATGAAGGTTTTGGTCATCGACATCGACGAACACGACCGCGTCAAGCTGAGCCGACGTCAAGCGATCGACGAATTGGGCATCGAAGACGAAATGGCTTCGGCCGTTGAAGAAGGTGGCGAAGACCGTGGCGGCAGCCGCGACGGTGGCGACGACGATCGCCCTCGTTCGCGTGGACGTCGCAGCGGCGGCGGTGGTGGTGGTGGCGGACGTGGCCGCGGCCCACGTCGCGACTAA